A stretch of Mesorhizobium sp. M2A.F.Ca.ET.046.03.2.1 DNA encodes these proteins:
- a CDS encoding sulfite oxidase-like oxidoreductase, translating to MITRGFFSGRRPPSDTDARIPPGQYLEQGFPVLSAGPTPRVRTEDWSFTLKHGPKPIKKWNWAEFNALPQSKMTRDIHCVTAWTKFNTPWQGVMIDDILADAGIEPPTAYTLALSFDGYSTNVPTKDLVTGKAMVALLYEGKPITPDHGGPARLLVPHLYFWKSAKWVNGLQFTERDEPGFWELRGYHMYGDPWREQRYSSDR from the coding sequence ATGATCACGCGCGGCTTCTTTTCCGGACGGCGTCCCCCTTCCGACACCGATGCGCGCATTCCGCCCGGCCAGTATCTGGAGCAGGGTTTTCCCGTGCTTTCGGCCGGGCCGACGCCGCGCGTGCGCACGGAGGATTGGTCTTTCACCCTCAAGCACGGGCCAAAGCCGATCAAGAAATGGAACTGGGCCGAGTTCAACGCGCTGCCGCAGAGCAAGATGACGCGCGACATCCATTGCGTGACGGCCTGGACAAAATTCAACACGCCCTGGCAGGGCGTCATGATCGACGACATCCTCGCCGACGCCGGCATCGAGCCGCCGACCGCCTACACGCTGGCGCTGTCCTTTGACGGCTATTCCACCAATGTGCCGACCAAGGACCTCGTCACCGGCAAGGCGATGGTGGCGCTGCTCTATGAAGGCAAGCCGATCACGCCGGATCATGGCGGGCCGGCACGGCTATTGGTGCCGCACCTCTATTTCTGGAAGTCGGCCAAATGGGTGAACGGGCTGCAGTTCACCGAGCGCGACGAACCGGGCTTCTGGGAGCTTCGCGGCTATCACATGTATGGCGACCCCTGGCGCGAGCAGCGCTATTCCAGCGACCGGTGA
- a CDS encoding DegQ family serine endoprotease, with the protein MSPSSILRRHRVAALLGVALIISPVVVSFAQNNSGLSTVAATTQTPVAGITAPNGSFAPVIAVTKPAVVTITSIMKAQPQAGDDGSPLGGNVPFDQFFQQFFGDQGMPMPRTPPQQQGQRAEALGSGFIVGADGTIVTNNHVIDGASSIKVTLDDGTELPAKLVGHDAKNDLAVLKIKADKPLPTVKWGDSSKLMTGDQVLAIGNPFGIGTTVTAGIVSARGRDLHSGPFDDFIQIDAPINHGNSGGPLVDVNGNVIGINTAIYSPNGGSVGVGFAIPSDQAEKVVAKLMKGGDIEYGYLGVQIQPVTPDVASAIGLEHPGGALVSQVTDGSPAAKAGIKTGDVITGFGGQEIKDPKDLSRAVADVSPGVKETLDVWRKGKAMQISADVGRNAEDQKTASSGNEGSSPSAEQGLRVPSLGLGLTDLTPDIRDQLNLAGNQRGAVVERVNPDKAASVAGIQPGDVIVGVDQTPVKTARQANQAIAEAGKSGRKSVLLLIDRGDAQIFVAVPFAAG; encoded by the coding sequence ATGTCACCATCAAGCATTCTTCGCAGACATCGCGTCGCCGCCCTGCTGGGCGTCGCGCTGATCATTTCGCCCGTCGTCGTCTCCTTTGCCCAGAATAATTCCGGCCTGAGCACGGTGGCCGCGACGACCCAGACCCCGGTCGCCGGCATCACGGCCCCGAACGGCTCCTTCGCCCCGGTCATCGCCGTCACCAAGCCGGCGGTTGTCACAATCACCTCGATCATGAAGGCGCAGCCACAGGCGGGTGATGACGGTTCGCCCCTCGGTGGCAATGTGCCGTTCGACCAGTTCTTCCAGCAGTTCTTCGGCGACCAGGGCATGCCGATGCCGCGCACGCCGCCGCAGCAGCAGGGGCAGCGCGCCGAGGCGCTCGGCTCGGGCTTCATCGTCGGCGCCGACGGCACCATCGTCACCAACAATCACGTCATCGACGGCGCAAGCTCGATCAAGGTGACGCTCGACGACGGCACCGAGCTTCCCGCCAAGCTCGTCGGCCATGACGCCAAGAACGATCTGGCGGTGCTCAAGATCAAGGCCGACAAGCCGCTGCCGACCGTCAAATGGGGGGATTCCAGCAAGCTGATGACCGGCGACCAGGTGCTGGCGATCGGCAATCCGTTCGGCATCGGCACCACCGTCACCGCCGGCATCGTCTCGGCGCGTGGCCGCGACCTGCATAGCGGGCCGTTCGACGATTTCATCCAGATCGACGCGCCGATCAACCACGGCAATTCCGGCGGCCCGCTGGTCGACGTCAACGGCAATGTCATCGGCATCAACACCGCCATCTATTCGCCCAATGGCGGCAGCGTCGGCGTCGGTTTTGCCATCCCTTCGGATCAGGCTGAGAAGGTCGTCGCCAAGCTGATGAAGGGCGGCGACATCGAATATGGCTATCTCGGTGTGCAGATCCAGCCGGTCACGCCGGATGTCGCCAGCGCCATCGGCCTCGAACATCCGGGCGGCGCGCTGGTTTCCCAGGTTACCGACGGATCGCCGGCGGCCAAGGCCGGCATTAAAACCGGCGATGTCATCACCGGCTTCGGCGGCCAGGAGATCAAGGATCCCAAGGACCTGTCGCGCGCCGTCGCCGATGTGTCGCCTGGCGTCAAGGAAACGCTCGATGTCTGGCGCAAGGGCAAGGCGATGCAGATCTCCGCCGATGTCGGCCGCAACGCCGAGGATCAGAAGACGGCGTCGAGCGGCAATGAAGGCAGCAGCCCGTCGGCCGAACAGGGCTTGCGCGTTCCCTCGCTCGGCCTCGGCCTGACCGACCTCACGCCCGATATCCGCGACCAGCTCAACCTTGCCGGCAACCAGCGCGGCGCGGTGGTCGAGCGGGTCAATCCGGACAAGGCGGCTTCGGTCGCCGGCATCCAGCCGGGCGACGTCATCGTCGGCGTCGACCAGACGCCGGTGAAGACGGCCAGGCAGGCCAACCAGGCGATCGCCGAGGCCGGCAAGTCCGGCAGGAAGTCTGTTCTCCTGCTGATCGATCGCGGTGACGCGCAGATCTTCGTCGCCGTGCCTTTCGCCGCCGGCTGA
- a CDS encoding MBL fold metallo-hydrolase, giving the protein MPELEVGDWFGKATVDAGTTVLTEPFVHDFVRANIWHLKGRDADLLVDTGMGIRPLAPEVDTPPGKPLIVVATHIHLDHVGSLHEFPLRMGPKVSAAKFDGMDDTVTYAYMFYNLDGAVSKLPAPDWKAADYRIPSAPLTRALDEGDVVDLGDRKFRVLHLPGHSPDSIALFDEIDGLFFAGDAIYDGMLIDDLPDSDRTAYCRTMQRLLDLPIRIGHGGHGPSFDRARMHEITSSYLRRRQRFVSAS; this is encoded by the coding sequence ATGCCCGAGCTTGAGGTCGGCGACTGGTTCGGCAAGGCGACAGTCGATGCCGGCACGACGGTGTTGACCGAGCCCTTCGTGCATGATTTCGTGCGCGCCAATATCTGGCATTTGAAAGGCCGCGATGCGGACCTTCTGGTCGACACCGGCATGGGCATCCGTCCGCTGGCGCCTGAGGTCGACACGCCGCCCGGCAAGCCGCTCATCGTCGTTGCCACGCACATCCATCTCGACCATGTCGGCTCGCTGCACGAATTTCCTCTCAGGATGGGACCGAAGGTCAGCGCGGCTAAGTTCGACGGCATGGATGATACCGTCACCTACGCCTACATGTTCTACAATCTCGACGGCGCCGTCTCGAAACTGCCGGCACCGGACTGGAAGGCGGCCGACTATCGCATTCCTTCCGCGCCGCTGACCCGCGCGCTCGACGAGGGCGATGTCGTCGATCTCGGCGACCGGAAGTTCCGTGTGCTGCATCTGCCCGGACACTCGCCCGATTCCATCGCGCTCTTCGACGAGATCGACGGCCTCTTCTTTGCAGGCGACGCGATCTATGACGGCATGCTGATCGACGACCTGCCGGATTCCGACCGCACGGCCTATTGCCGCACCATGCAGCGCCTGCTCGACCTGCCGATCCGCATCGGCCATGGCGGCCACGGCCCGAGTTTCGATCGCGCCAGAATGCACGAAATTACCTCCTCTTATCTGCGCCGGCGGCAGCGGTTCGTGAGCGCTTCCTGA
- a CDS encoding diphosphate--fructose-6-phosphate 1-phosphotransferase has protein sequence MAGTFVIAQGGGPTAVINQTVVGATLEIRKRHPGARVLGSIHGVRGIRDGNYVDLSAIPEDRLRLIAGTPSAALGSTRDKPDAAYCEVILNGLKKVGADAFIYIGGNDTSGTQQILTDAAGGSIAFVHAPKTIDNDLEENDHTPGFISAAEFVAGAFLSVDLDFRALPGIYVGIVMGRHAGFLTAAAAAWQLDPDSGPHLVYVPERAFSAKRFIDEVREKLDRHKRCIVAVSEGVSTADGKALVESLVPPEKLERDQHGNVKLSGSDLPAALERALAEGLPGKRARVDALGYMPRGYVGAISAVDAQEAFDAGAFAIAVAGEGGGSVAIQYDGSKTVLKKVPLKAVAGKTRHMPDDFMQPDANQLSDAGMAYLKRLVPEKYKVGKPFV, from the coding sequence ATGGCTGGAACCTTCGTCATCGCGCAGGGCGGCGGCCCGACCGCCGTCATCAACCAGACGGTCGTCGGCGCCACGCTGGAAATCCGCAAGCGTCATCCCGGCGCCAGGGTGCTGGGCTCGATCCATGGTGTGCGCGGCATCCGCGACGGCAACTATGTCGATCTCTCCGCCATCCCCGAGGATCGGCTGCGGCTGATCGCCGGCACGCCAAGCGCCGCCCTTGGCTCGACCCGCGACAAGCCGGACGCCGCCTATTGCGAGGTCATCCTCAACGGCCTGAAGAAGGTCGGCGCCGACGCCTTCATCTATATCGGCGGCAACGACACCTCGGGCACGCAGCAGATCCTGACCGATGCCGCCGGCGGCTCGATCGCCTTCGTGCATGCGCCGAAGACCATCGACAACGACCTTGAGGAGAACGACCACACGCCGGGCTTCATCTCGGCGGCCGAGTTCGTCGCAGGCGCCTTTCTCTCCGTCGACCTCGATTTCCGCGCCTTGCCCGGCATCTATGTAGGCATCGTCATGGGCCGGCATGCGGGCTTCCTCACCGCCGCAGCGGCCGCCTGGCAGCTCGATCCCGACAGCGGCCCGCATCTGGTCTACGTGCCGGAGCGCGCCTTCTCGGCGAAGCGCTTCATCGATGAAGTGCGCGAGAAGCTGGACCGCCACAAGCGCTGCATCGTCGCCGTCTCGGAAGGCGTCAGCACCGCCGACGGCAAGGCGCTGGTCGAAAGCCTGGTGCCGCCGGAGAAGCTTGAGCGCGATCAGCACGGCAACGTCAAGCTGTCGGGCAGCGACCTGCCGGCGGCGCTCGAACGAGCCCTGGCCGAAGGCCTGCCCGGCAAGCGCGCACGCGTCGATGCTTTAGGCTACATGCCGCGCGGCTATGTCGGCGCCATCAGCGCCGTCGACGCCCAGGAGGCTTTCGACGCCGGCGCCTTCGCGATCGCCGTCGCCGGGGAAGGTGGCGGCTCGGTTGCGATCCAGTATGATGGGTCGAAGACCGTGCTGAAAAAGGTGCCGCTGAAGGCGGTGGCCGGCAAGACCCGCCATATGCCCGACGATTTCATGCAGCCGGACGCCAACCAGCTTTCAGACGCGGGCATGGCCTATCTGAAGCGTCTCGTGCCGGAAAAGTACAAGGTAGGGAAGCCGTTCGTCTGA
- a CDS encoding L,D-transpeptidase — protein MALLGLAGCTTTDTLDLPQMQLDNTVTGSVPPMRPAISVDKNVTAPDVMYASLTDGGFEVPAVPWQKVKPQFRRQIVVDKTGEAPGTIVVHLEERMLYLVQPGGDAIRYGVGIGKDGFRWSGRANIQYGREWPVWTPPPEMIQRKPELVKWQGGQPGGLTNPLGARALYIYQNGKDTGYRIHGSPEWWSIGQAMSSGCVRLINQDIIDLYSRVSKKNPVVVV, from the coding sequence ATGGCGCTGCTGGGCCTTGCCGGCTGCACCACCACCGACACGCTCGACCTGCCGCAAATGCAGCTCGACAACACCGTCACCGGTTCCGTGCCGCCGATGCGTCCGGCGATCAGCGTCGACAAGAACGTCACCGCCCCGGACGTCATGTACGCCTCGCTTACCGACGGCGGCTTCGAGGTGCCTGCGGTGCCGTGGCAGAAGGTCAAGCCGCAGTTCCGCCGCCAGATCGTCGTCGACAAGACCGGCGAGGCGCCCGGCACCATCGTCGTGCATCTCGAGGAGCGCATGCTCTATCTCGTCCAGCCGGGGGGCGACGCCATCCGCTACGGCGTCGGCATCGGCAAGGACGGTTTCCGCTGGTCGGGCCGCGCCAATATCCAGTATGGCCGCGAATGGCCGGTCTGGACGCCGCCGCCGGAAATGATCCAGCGCAAGCCGGAACTGGTGAAATGGCAGGGCGGCCAGCCCGGCGGCCTCACCAATCCGCTCGGCGCTCGGGCGCTCTACATCTACCAGAACGGCAAGGACACCGGCTACCGCATCCACGGCTCGCCCGAATGGTGGAGCATCGGCCAGGCGATGTCGTCGGGCTGCGTGCGCCTGATCAACCAGGACATCATCGACCTCTACAGCCGCGTTTCCAAGAAGAACCCGGTCGTCGTGGTCTGA
- a CDS encoding LysE family translocator, whose product MSFENWAAFAAASSILLVIPGPTILLVVSYALGQGWRTALPMAVGVALGDFTAMTLSMLGIGALLAASATVFTILKVIGAGYLIYLGIKLFRAGGALKAEPRTDAVSAARMMAHAWLVTALNPKSITFFVAFLPQFLDRHADFWTQMLIFETTFLTLAFANAFGYALVASRARAIVRNPKAIRIFNRTGGTLLVGAGIATVAMRSGN is encoded by the coding sequence ATGTCCTTCGAAAACTGGGCTGCCTTCGCCGCCGCCTCTTCCATCCTTCTCGTCATTCCGGGCCCGACGATCCTTTTGGTCGTCTCCTATGCGCTGGGCCAGGGCTGGCGCACCGCGCTGCCGATGGCCGTCGGCGTCGCGCTGGGCGACTTCACCGCCATGACGCTGTCGATGCTCGGCATCGGCGCGCTGCTCGCGGCTTCGGCCACCGTGTTCACCATCTTGAAGGTGATCGGCGCCGGCTACCTCATCTATCTCGGCATAAAACTGTTCCGCGCCGGCGGCGCGCTGAAGGCCGAGCCGCGCACCGACGCGGTTTCGGCGGCAAGGATGATGGCGCATGCCTGGCTGGTGACGGCGCTGAACCCGAAGAGCATCACCTTCTTCGTCGCCTTCCTGCCGCAGTTCCTCGACCGGCACGCCGACTTCTGGACGCAGATGCTGATCTTCGAGACGACCTTCCTGACCTTGGCCTTCGCCAATGCCTTCGGTTACGCGCTGGTCGCATCGAGGGCCCGCGCCATCGTGCGCAATCCAAAGGCCATCCGCATCTTCAACCGCACCGGCGGCACGCTGCTGGTCGGCGCCGGCATCGCCACGGTGGCGATGCGCTCGGGGAATTGA
- a CDS encoding tetratricopeptide repeat protein, with product MALKDAFGLAYSGATEAGFSSYARAVHELQCFIGDPVGSADRAIAEDPGFVMAHVLKGYLFGLATEREATLVARACHEAALPLAATARERAHVAALGHLAWGRWHEASRILEDVAIDHPLDLVALLTGHQIDFFTGNARMLRDRIGRALPAWRSDMPGYHAVLGMQAFGLEEMGDYARAERLGRTAVEIEPRDGWAQHAVAHVMEMQSRQKDGIAWMRANPDAWTRESFLKVHNWWHLALFHYDLGEVAEVLALYDGPIYGEASTMALNMVDASAILWRLRLGGVDVGGRWTALADNWHKAGGGNYAFNDAHAMMAFVGAGLEAPAKTLLEAQREAMRGSDDNAAFARDVGHPLTLAIKAFGEGRYDEAVRLIRPIRSIAHRFGGSHAQRDVIDLTLIEAALRAGNRGLARALTAERQLARPDSPLSALFSRRAFDLSEN from the coding sequence ATGGCGCTGAAGGATGCATTCGGCCTGGCTTACTCGGGCGCGACCGAAGCCGGGTTTTCATCCTACGCCCGCGCCGTGCATGAGCTGCAATGCTTCATCGGCGATCCGGTCGGCTCCGCCGATCGCGCGATCGCCGAGGATCCCGGCTTCGTCATGGCGCATGTGCTCAAGGGCTACCTCTTCGGCCTCGCCACCGAGCGCGAGGCAACGCTCGTGGCCAGAGCATGCCACGAGGCGGCCTTGCCGCTCGCCGCCACGGCGCGCGAGCGGGCGCATGTCGCGGCCCTCGGCCATCTTGCCTGGGGGCGCTGGCATGAAGCCTCCCGCATCCTCGAGGATGTCGCCATCGACCATCCGCTCGATCTCGTGGCTCTGTTGACCGGGCATCAGATTGATTTCTTCACCGGCAATGCCCGCATGCTGCGCGACCGCATCGGCCGCGCCCTGCCAGCCTGGCGAAGCGACATGCCCGGCTATCATGCGGTTCTCGGCATGCAGGCCTTCGGGCTCGAGGAGATGGGCGATTATGCGCGCGCCGAACGGCTTGGCCGCACGGCTGTCGAGATCGAGCCCCGCGACGGCTGGGCGCAGCACGCCGTCGCCCATGTCATGGAGATGCAGAGCCGGCAAAAAGACGGCATCGCGTGGATGCGCGCCAATCCCGACGCCTGGACCAGGGAAAGCTTCCTCAAGGTGCACAATTGGTGGCATCTGGCGCTGTTCCACTACGACCTCGGCGAGGTCGCCGAGGTGCTGGCGCTCTATGACGGACCGATCTATGGCGAGGCATCGACGATGGCGCTCAATATGGTTGATGCCTCGGCAATCCTGTGGCGGCTGCGCCTCGGCGGCGTCGATGTCGGCGGCCGCTGGACGGCTCTGGCCGACAACTGGCACAAGGCCGGCGGCGGCAATTATGCCTTCAACGACGCGCATGCGATGATGGCCTTTGTCGGCGCCGGGCTGGAAGCGCCGGCGAAGACGCTGCTCGAGGCGCAGCGCGAAGCGATGCGCGGCAGCGACGACAATGCCGCCTTCGCGCGCGATGTCGGCCATCCGCTGACGCTTGCGATCAAGGCCTTCGGCGAGGGCCGCTACGATGAGGCCGTGCGGCTGATCCGGCCGATCCGCTCGATCGCGCACCGCTTCGGCGGCAGCCACGCGCAGCGCGACGTGATCGACCTGACGCTGATCGAAGCCGCGTTGCGCGCCGGCAATAGGGGGCTGGCGCGAGCGCTTACCGCCGAACGGCAGTTGGCGCGGCCGGACAGCCCGTTGTCGGCATTGTTCTCGCGGCGCGCATTCGATTTGTCTGAGAATTGA
- the xylB gene encoding xylulokinase: MYLGLDLGTSGVKALLIDDHQKVIGAGNGSLDVSRPHPGWSEQDPAHWIEACEAAIAELKASHPKELAAVKGIGLSGQMHGATLLDASDKVLRPCILWNDTRSHAEAAALDADPRFRKLTGNIVFPGFTAPKLAWVKNNEPAIFARVAKVLLPKDYLRLWLTGEHISEMSDSAGTSWLDVGNRRWAPELLAATSLDEKHMPLLVEGTDKAGGLRAELASKWGIAGGIPIAGGAGDNAASACGMGTVGAGHAFVSLGTSGVLFAANASYLPNPESAVHTFCHALPNTWHQMGVILSATDSLNWLSEITGKSAGDLTGELGDTLKAPTGVSFLPYLSGERTPHNDSAIRGSFTGLAHQSSRAVLTQAVLEGVAFAFRDSLEALKTAGTTISRVTAIGGGSRSRYWLKAIATALQVPVDIPADGDFGAAFGAARLGLIAATGADPLAVCTAPATDATVEPEGGLGGAYADAYQRYRALYPAIRAVTA, encoded by the coding sequence ATGTATCTCGGCCTCGACCTGGGCACTTCGGGCGTCAAGGCGCTGCTGATCGATGACCACCAGAAAGTCATTGGCGCCGGCAATGGCTCGCTCGACGTGTCGCGACCGCATCCCGGCTGGTCGGAGCAGGATCCGGCCCATTGGATCGAGGCCTGCGAGGCCGCAATTGCCGAGCTCAAGGCTTCGCACCCTAAAGAACTGGCGGCGGTCAAGGGCATCGGCCTTTCCGGCCAGATGCACGGCGCCACCCTGCTCGACGCATCGGACAAGGTGCTGCGCCCCTGCATCCTGTGGAACGACACGCGCAGCCATGCCGAGGCGGCGGCGCTCGATGCCGATCCGCGCTTCCGCAAGCTCACCGGCAACATCGTCTTCCCGGGCTTCACGGCGCCGAAGCTTGCCTGGGTGAAGAACAACGAGCCGGCGATCTTTGCCAGGGTAGCCAAGGTGCTTTTGCCCAAGGACTATCTGCGGCTCTGGCTGACCGGCGAACACATCTCGGAAATGTCGGACTCAGCCGGCACGTCTTGGCTCGATGTCGGCAATCGGCGCTGGGCCCCCGAATTGCTGGCGGCGACGTCGCTCGACGAGAAGCATATGCCGTTACTGGTCGAAGGCACGGACAAGGCCGGCGGGCTGCGCGCCGAGCTTGCCTCGAAATGGGGCATCGCGGGAGGCATTCCGATTGCTGGCGGTGCCGGCGACAATGCGGCCTCGGCCTGCGGCATGGGCACGGTCGGCGCGGGCCACGCCTTCGTGTCGCTCGGCACGTCGGGTGTGCTCTTCGCGGCGAACGCCTCCTATCTGCCCAATCCGGAAAGCGCGGTGCACACCTTCTGCCACGCGCTGCCCAACACCTGGCACCAGATGGGCGTGATCCTGTCCGCGACCGATTCGCTCAACTGGCTTTCGGAAATCACGGGAAAAAGCGCCGGCGACCTGACCGGCGAGCTTGGCGACACGCTCAAGGCGCCGACGGGCGTCTCCTTCCTGCCTTATCTCTCCGGCGAGCGCACGCCGCACAATGATTCCGCCATTCGCGGCTCTTTCACGGGGCTTGCGCATCAATCGAGCCGGGCCGTGCTGACGCAGGCGGTGCTGGAAGGCGTCGCCTTCGCCTTCCGCGACAGCCTCGAAGCGCTGAAGACGGCCGGCACGACGATCAGCAGGGTGACGGCGATCGGCGGCGGCTCGCGCTCGCGCTACTGGCTGAAGGCGATCGCCACCGCGTTGCAGGTGCCGGTCGATATTCCCGCTGACGGCGATTTCGGCGCGGCGTTTGGCGCGGCAAGGCTGGGCTTGATAGCCGCGACCGGTGCCGATCCGCTTGCGGTATGCACGGCGCCGGCGACGGATGCGACGGTTGAGCCGGAAGGCGGGCTTGGTGGGGCTTATGCCGATGCCTATCAGAGGTATCGCGCGCTTTACCCGGCGATAAGGGCTGTAACCGCGTGA
- a CDS encoding nuclear transport factor 2 family protein — protein MTDLNTIARNYIAAWNESDAARREALLEAAFTEDVSYRDPVMQGDGHDGVASLIDGVQQRFAGFRFSLKGEPDGFADRIRFSWNLGPEGTESVIEGTDIGVIENGRLKSVTGFLDKVPAQ, from the coding sequence ATGACCGACCTCAACACGATCGCCCGCAACTACATCGCCGCCTGGAACGAGAGCGATGCGGCCCGCCGCGAGGCGCTGCTCGAAGCTGCCTTCACCGAGGATGTCAGCTATCGCGACCCGGTCATGCAGGGCGACGGCCATGACGGGGTCGCGTCCCTCATCGACGGCGTCCAGCAGCGCTTCGCCGGCTTCCGTTTCTCGCTGAAGGGCGAGCCCGACGGTTTTGCCGACCGCATACGCTTCTCGTGGAATCTGGGGCCCGAAGGCACGGAGTCGGTCATCGAAGGCACCGACATCGGCGTCATCGAGAACGGCCGCCTGAAGAGCGTCACCGGGTTTTTGGACAAGGTGCCGGCGCAGTGA
- the xylA gene encoding xylose isomerase: MSSGFFGDIKKIKYEGPDSTNPLAYRFYNPDEVVAGKRLEDHLRFAVAYWHSFAWPGGDPFGGQTFDRPWFAKPGGIDTMELAKLKADVAFEMFSLLGAPYFCFHDADVRPEGKDFSESAARLDEITDYFADKMKKTGVKLLWGTANLFSHRRFMSGAATNPDPDVFAYAAATVKKCIDVTKKLKGENYVLWGGREGYETLLNTDLAREQEQAGRFLNLVVDYKHKIGFKGTILIEPKPQEPTKHQYDYDVATVYGFLKRFGLEKEVKLNIEQGHAILAGHSFEHELALANALGVFGSIDMNRNDYQSGWDTDQFPNNVPEMALAYYQVLLGGGFKTGGTNFDAKLRRQSLDPDDLLIGHIGGMDACARGLKAAAKMIEDKALSGPLAERYAGWNTAEGEAMLSGKRTLEEIAERVVKTKIEPQPRSGRQELLENIVNRYV; the protein is encoded by the coding sequence ATGAGCAGCGGATTTTTCGGCGACATCAAGAAGATCAAATATGAGGGACCGGATTCGACCAATCCGCTGGCCTATCGCTTCTACAACCCGGACGAGGTGGTGGCCGGCAAGCGGCTGGAAGACCATCTGCGCTTCGCCGTCGCCTACTGGCATTCCTTTGCCTGGCCGGGCGGCGACCCGTTCGGCGGCCAGACCTTCGACCGGCCCTGGTTCGCCAAGCCGGGCGGCATCGACACGATGGAGCTGGCCAAGCTCAAGGCCGACGTCGCCTTCGAGATGTTCTCGCTGCTCGGCGCGCCCTATTTCTGCTTCCACGATGCCGACGTGCGCCCGGAAGGCAAGGATTTCTCCGAGAGCGCCGCGCGCCTCGACGAGATCACCGACTATTTCGCCGACAAGATGAAAAAGACCGGCGTCAAGCTGCTCTGGGGCACGGCGAACCTGTTCTCGCATCGCCGCTTCATGTCGGGCGCGGCCACCAACCCCGATCCGGATGTGTTCGCCTATGCGGCGGCGACGGTGAAGAAGTGCATCGACGTGACGAAGAAGCTGAAGGGCGAGAACTATGTGCTGTGGGGCGGGCGCGAAGGCTATGAGACCTTGCTCAACACCGACCTCGCGCGCGAGCAGGAACAGGCCGGCCGCTTCCTCAACCTCGTCGTCGACTACAAGCACAAGATCGGCTTCAAGGGCACGATCCTGATCGAGCCGAAGCCGCAGGAGCCCACAAAACACCAGTACGACTACGACGTCGCCACTGTGTACGGCTTCCTCAAGCGCTTCGGCCTGGAGAAGGAGGTCAAGCTCAACATCGAGCAGGGCCACGCGATCCTCGCCGGCCATTCCTTCGAGCACGAACTGGCTCTGGCCAACGCGCTGGGCGTCTTCGGCTCTATCGACATGAACCGCAACGACTACCAATCGGGCTGGGACACCGACCAGTTCCCCAACAATGTGCCGGAAATGGCCTTGGCCTATTACCAGGTGCTGCTGGGCGGCGGCTTCAAGACTGGCGGCACCAATTTCGACGCCAAGCTCCGGCGCCAATCGCTCGACCCGGACGACCTGCTGATCGGCCATATCGGCGGCATGGATGCCTGCGCGCGCGGCCTGAAGGCGGCGGCGAAGATGATCGAGGACAAGGCGCTGTCCGGTCCGCTCGCCGAACGCTATGCCGGCTGGAACACCGCCGAAGGCGAGGCGATGCTTTCAGGCAAGCGCACGCTGGAGGAGATCGCCGAACGCGTGGTGAAGACGAAGATCGAGCCGCAGCCGCGCTCCGGCCGGCAGGAGCTGCTCGAAAACATCGTCAACAGGTATGTCTAA
- a CDS encoding TIGR01458 family HAD-type hydrolase yields the protein MLLDLLGVVYDGDTPIPGAAAAIERLRKAGLPLRFVSNTTRSPRSKIIAQLVAMGIEVADEELLTPARAAVEWLRNHDRQPHLLVHPDLEAEFSGLEGGNGRAVVVGDAGEGFDHASLNRAFRELAAGADFVALAVNRTFKDADGQLSLDAGAFVAALEFASGRSPVVLGKPSPDFFLSALADLDCPAADAVMVGDDAEGDVAGALRAGLGAALLVRTGKYRPGDETRFDPAPAALVDDLAAAAEWIFSRAAI from the coding sequence GTGCTGCTCGATCTTCTGGGTGTCGTCTACGATGGCGATACCCCGATACCAGGCGCGGCCGCGGCTATCGAACGTCTGCGTAAGGCCGGCCTGCCGCTGCGTTTCGTCAGCAACACGACACGCTCGCCGCGCAGCAAGATCATCGCGCAGCTTGTGGCCATGGGCATCGAGGTCGCGGACGAAGAGTTGCTGACGCCGGCGCGCGCCGCGGTCGAATGGCTGCGCAATCACGACCGCCAGCCGCATCTGCTCGTCCATCCCGACCTCGAAGCCGAGTTTTCCGGACTGGAGGGCGGGAACGGGCGTGCTGTCGTCGTCGGCGATGCCGGCGAGGGCTTCGACCATGCGAGCCTGAACCGGGCATTCCGCGAGCTTGCCGCCGGTGCCGATTTCGTGGCGCTTGCCGTCAATCGCACCTTCAAGGATGCCGACGGCCAGCTCAGCCTCGACGCCGGCGCCTTCGTCGCAGCGCTGGAATTCGCCAGCGGACGAAGCCCCGTGGTGCTCGGCAAGCCGTCGCCGGATTTCTTTCTCTCGGCGCTTGCGGACCTGGACTGCCCGGCGGCCGATGCGGTCATGGTCGGCGACGACGCCGAGGGCGATGTCGCCGGCGCGCTGCGCGCCGGGCTGGGCGCGGCGCTTCTGGTGCGCACCGGCAAATATCGTCCCGGCGACGAAACACGCTTCGATCCGGCTCCCGCAGCGCTGGTCGACGATCTCGCGGCAGCAGCCGAGTGGATATTCAGCCGCGCCGCAATCTGA